One region of Salvelinus namaycush isolate Seneca chromosome 3, SaNama_1.0, whole genome shotgun sequence genomic DNA includes:
- the LOC120036913 gene encoding hemoglobin subunit alpha-4, producing MSLSAKDKANVKAIWGKILPKSDEIGEQALSRMLVVYPQTKAYFSHWASVAPGSAPVKKHGITIMNQIDECVGNLDDLFGFLTKLSELHATKLRVDPTNFKILAHNLIVVIAAYFPAEFTPEIHLSVDKFLQQLALALAEKYR from the exons ATGAGTCTCTCAGCCAAGGACAAAGCCAACGTGAAGGCCATCTGGGGCAAGATCCTCCCTAAATCCGATGAGATTGGAGAACAGGCTCTTTCCAG GATGCTTGTTGTCTACCCCCAGACCAAGGCCTACTTCTCCCACTGGGCTTCCGTGGCCCCCGGTTCCGCTCCAGTGAAGAAGCACGGCATCACCATCATGAATCAGATCGATGAATGTGTTGGCAACTTGGACGATCTCTTTGGTTTCTTGACCAAGCTCAGTGAACTGCACGCCACCAAGCTGAGGGTGGACCCCACCAACTTCAAG ATCCTGGCTCACAACCTGATTGTGGTCATTGCCGCCTACTTCCCCGCCGAATTCACCCCCGAGATCCATTTGTCCGTGGACAAGTTCCTGCAGCAACTGGCTCTGGCCCTGGCGGAGAAGTACCGCTAA
- the LOC120036888 gene encoding hemoglobin subunit beta-1, with product MVDWTDAEKSTISAVWGKVDINEVGPLALARVLIVYPWTQRYFGSFGDVSTPAAIMGNPKVAAHGKVVCGALDKAVKNMGNILATYKSLSETHANKLFVDPDNFRVLADVLTIVIAAKFGASFTPEIQATWQKFMKVVVAAMGSRYF from the exons ATGGTTGACTGGACAGACGCCGAGAAGAGCACCATCAGTGCTGTCTGGGGCAAAGTAGATATCAATGAGGTCGGACCACTGGCTCTGGCAAG AGTCCTGATCGTCTATCCCTGGACTCAGCGTTATTTCGGCTCTTTCGGAGATGTGTCCACTCCCGCAGCAATCATGGGCAACCCCAAAGTTGCTGCTCACGGCAAGGTCGTGTGTGGAGCTCTGGATAAAGCTGTGAAGAACATGGGCAACATCTTAGCCACATACAAGTCACTGAGCGAGACCCACGCTAACAAACTCTTCGTCGACCCTGACAATTTCAGG GTGTTGGCTGACGTCCTCACAATTGTCATTGCCGCCAAGTTCGGAGCCTCTTTCACTCCTGAAATCCAGGCAACCTGGCAGAAGTTCATGAAAGTGGTTGTCGCAGCCATGGGCAGTCGGTACTTCTAA
- the LOC120036945 gene encoding hemoglobin subunit alpha-like: MSLTAKDKSVVKAFWGKISGKADVVGAEALGRMLTAYPQTKTYFSHWADLSPGSGPVKKHGGIIMGAIGNAVGLMDNLVGGLSALSDLHAFELRVDPGNFKILSHNILVTLAIHFPADFTPEVHIAVDKFLAALSAALADKYR; this comes from the exons ATGAGTCTGACAGCTAAGGACAAATCTGTGGTCAAGGCCTTCTGGGGCAAGATTAGTGGAAAGGCAGATGTCGTCGGCGCTGAGGCTTTGGGAAG GATGCTGACTGCTTACCCCCAGACTAAGACCTACTTCTCCCACTGGGCTGACCTGAGCCCCGGCTCTGGCCCAGTCAAGAAGCATGGAGGCATCATCATGGGTGCAATTGGTAATGCTGTCGGACTGATGGACAACCTCGTGGGTGGACTGAGTGCTCTCAGCGATCTGCACGCCTTCGAGCTGCGCGTTGACCCTGGAAACTTCAAG ATTCTGTCCCACAACATCCTTGTCACCCTGGCTATTCACTTCCCTGCGGATTTCACCCCCGAAGTGCACATTGCTGTGGATAAATTCCTTGCAGCCTTGTCCGCTGCCCTGGCTGACAAATACAGATAA
- the LOC120036868 gene encoding hemoglobin subunit beta-like, which produces MVNWTDAERSAIVGLWGKISVDEIGPQALARLLIVSPWTQRHFSTFGNLSTPAAIMGNPAVAKHGKTVMHGLDRAVQNLDDIKNTYTALSVMHSEKLHVDPDNFRLLADCITVCVAAKLGPTVFNADTQEAFQKFLAVVVSALGRQYH; this is translated from the exons ATGGTCAACTGGACAGATGCTGAGCGCAGTGCCATCGTAGGCCTGTGGGGAAAGATCAGCGTGGATGAGATCGGACCCCAGGCCCTGGCCAG ACTTCTGATCGTGTCTCCATGGACTCAGAGACACTTCAGCACCTTCGGCAACCTGTCCACACCCGCTGCCATCATGGGTAACCCCGCCGTGGCCAAGCACGGAAAGACCGTGATGCACGGACTGGACAGAGCTGTGCAGAACCTGGATGACATCAAGAACACCTATACTGCACTGAGTGTGATGCACTCCGAGAAACTGCACGTGGATCCCGATAACTTCAGG CTCCTTGCCGACTGCATCACCGTGTGCGTGGCCGCCAAGCTCGGTCCCACCGTTTTCAATGCTGATACTCAGGAAGCCTTCCAGAAGTTCCTGGCTGTCGTTGTGTCCGCTCTTGGCAGACAGTAC cactAG
- the LOC120036960 gene encoding hemoglobin subunit alpha-4-like has translation MSLSAKDKANVKAIWGKILTKSDEIGEQALSRMLVVYPQTKAYFSHWASVAPGSAPVKKHGITIMNQIDECVGNLDDLFGFLTKLSELHATKLRVDPTNFKILAHNLIVVIAAYFPAEFTPEIHLSVDKFLQQLALALTEKYR, from the exons ATGAGTCTCTCAGCCAAGGACAAAGCCAACGTGAAGGCCATCTGGGGCAAGATCCTCACTAAATCCGATGAGATTGGAGAACAGGCTCTTTCCAG GATGCTTGTTGTCTACCCCCAGACCAAGGCCTACTTCTCCCACTGGGCTTCCGTGGCCCCCGGTTCCGCTCCAGTGAAGAAGCACGGCATCACCATCATGAATCAGATCGATGAATGTGTTGGCAACTTGGACGATCTCTTTGGTTTCTTGACCAAGCTCAGTGAACTGCACGCCACCAAGCTGAGGGTGGACCCCACCAACTTCAAG ATCCTGGCTCACAACCTGATTGTGGTCATTGCCGCCTACTTCCCCGCCGAATTCACCCCCGAGATCCATTTGTCCGTGGACAAGTTCCTGCAGCAACTGGCTCTGGCCCTGACGGAGAAGTACCGCTAA